The following proteins come from a genomic window of Diorhabda carinulata isolate Delta chromosome X, icDioCari1.1, whole genome shotgun sequence:
- the LOC130900565 gene encoding trophinin-like: MSSANDFGRSMSSANDFGRSMSFTNDFGRSMSFTNDFGISMSSASDFRRSVSFTNDFGISMSSANDFGRSMSSANDFGRSMSSANDLRRSMSSTNDFGISMSYANDFGRSMSSANDFGISMSSANDFGRSMSSANDFGRSMSFTNDFGISMSSANDFGRSMSSANDFGRSMSSANDLRRSMSSTNDFGISMSYANDFGRSMSSANDFGISMSSANDFGRSMSSANDLRRSMSSTNDFGISMSSANDFGRSMSSANDFGRSMSFTNDFGISMSSASDFRRSMSSANDFRRSVSFTNDFGRSIHLTVTFSLGEIFI; this comes from the coding sequence ATGTCTTCTGCGAATGATTTTGGAAGATCTATGTCTTCTGCAAATGATTTTGGAAGATCTATGTCTTTTACAAATGATTTTGGAAGATCTATGTCTTTTACAAATGATTTTGGAATATCTATGTCTTCTGCAAGTGATTTTAGAAGATCAGTGTCTTTTACAAATGATTTTGGAATATCTATGTCTTCTGCAAATGATTTTGGAAGATCAATGTCTTCTGCAAATGATTTTGGAAGATCTATGTCTTCTGCAAATGATCTTAGAAGATCAATGTCTTCTACAAATGATTTTGGAATATCTATGTCTTATGCAAATGATTTTGGAAGATCAATGTCTTCTGCAAATGATTTTGGAATATCTATGTCTTCGGCAAATGATTTTGGAAGATCAATGTCTTCTGCAAATGATTTTGGAAGATCTATGTCTTTTACAAATGATTTTGGAATATCTATGTCTTCTGCAAATGATTTTGGAAGATCAATGTCTTCTGCAAATGATTTTGGAAGATCTATGTCTTCTGCAAATGATCTTAGAAGATCAATGTCTTCTACAAATGATTTTGGAATATCTATGTCTTATGCAAATGATTTTGGAAGATCAATGTCTTCTGCAAATGATTTTGGAATATCTATGTCTTCGGCAAATGATTTTGGAAGATCAATGTCTTCTGCAAATGATCTTAGAAGATCAATGTCTTCTACAAATGATTTTGGAATATCTATGTCTTCTGCAAATGATTTTGGAAGATCAATGTCTTCTGCAAATGATTTTGGAAGATCTATGTCTTTTACAAATGATTTTGGAATATCTATGTCTTCTGCAAGTGATTTTAGAAGATCAATGTCTTCTGCAAATGATTTTAGAAGATCAGTGTCTTTTACAAATGATTTTGGAAGATCTATACATCTTACGGTGACTTTTAGTTTGGGCgaaatatttatctaa